A genomic segment from Orrella daihaiensis encodes:
- a CDS encoding D-amino acid dehydrogenase, translated as MKVVVLGSGVVGACSAWWLRQQGHDVVVVDREAGPAQETSFANGGQISVSYAEPWANPQAPLKLLKWMGKDDAPLLFRPQFDWRQWVWGLAFLRECLPSRLAPNIRAMVRLAQYSQETLTQMREELGLQYHQLQRGILNFYRDQDEFEGSQKAADVMRDYGLDRKIVSADEVIAIEPALAPHRASIVGGDFTETDESGDVHAFTVQVAELASKAGVTFEFSTRITRVICEHGRAAAVEVIRSDGSYDRIDGDAFVVALGSFTPQLMRPLGIHCLIYPTKGYSASFPIIKPEAAPVVSLTDSKHKVVFSRLGDTLRMAGTAELSGYSRTLNPVRCQAMTDLARELFDGVLDFDNVKYWSGLRPSTPSNVPLIGRTRIPNLYLNTGHGTLGWTMGPGSGKAIADIISGHTPQPEFPFMGI; from the coding sequence ATGAAGGTTGTTGTCCTTGGAAGTGGTGTGGTGGGCGCCTGCTCGGCCTGGTGGTTAAGGCAGCAAGGCCACGACGTGGTCGTGGTGGACCGTGAAGCTGGGCCAGCACAGGAAACGTCATTTGCCAATGGTGGCCAGATCTCGGTGTCTTATGCTGAGCCCTGGGCTAACCCGCAAGCGCCTTTGAAACTGCTCAAATGGATGGGCAAAGACGACGCTCCTTTGCTGTTTAGACCGCAGTTCGACTGGCGGCAGTGGGTGTGGGGCCTGGCTTTTTTGCGGGAATGCCTGCCATCGCGTTTGGCGCCCAATATTCGGGCCATGGTCAGGTTGGCGCAATACAGTCAGGAAACCCTGACCCAGATGCGTGAGGAGCTTGGACTCCAGTACCATCAGTTGCAACGTGGCATTTTGAATTTCTACCGCGACCAGGACGAGTTCGAAGGTTCACAAAAGGCGGCTGACGTCATGCGTGACTACGGCCTTGACCGAAAAATCGTCAGCGCCGATGAGGTCATTGCGATCGAACCCGCGCTGGCGCCACATCGTGCGAGTATCGTGGGCGGGGATTTCACCGAGACCGATGAGAGCGGTGACGTACATGCATTCACTGTTCAGGTCGCTGAACTTGCCAGCAAAGCTGGCGTCACGTTTGAGTTTTCTACCAGAATCACTCGAGTGATTTGTGAGCATGGCCGGGCGGCAGCAGTTGAAGTGATTCGCAGTGATGGCAGCTACGACCGCATTGATGGCGATGCATTTGTGGTGGCGCTCGGCAGCTTTACCCCACAGCTGATGCGGCCACTGGGCATACATTGTCTGATCTACCCGACCAAGGGTTACTCGGCCTCTTTTCCGATTATCAAGCCCGAGGCTGCTCCCGTGGTCAGTCTGACGGACAGCAAACACAAGGTGGTGTTCTCCCGTTTGGGTGATACCTTGCGCATGGCAGGTACTGCAGAGCTTTCGGGCTACTCGCGCACGCTCAATCCGGTGCGTTGTCAGGCGATGACTGATCTGGCGCGCGAGTTGTTCGATGGCGTGCTCGATTTTGACAATGTGAAGTACTGGTCTGGTTTGCGTCCATCGACCCCGTCAAACGTGCCCTTGATTGGTCGCACCCGGATTCCCAACCTTTATCTGAACACCGGACACGGCACGCTGGGCTGGACGATGGGCCCGGGTTCAGGCAAGGCCATCGCTGACATCATTAGCGGTCATACACCGCAGCCAGAGTTTCCATTCATGGGTATTTGA